The Acomys russatus chromosome 1, mAcoRus1.1, whole genome shotgun sequence genome has a window encoding:
- the C1H2orf50 gene encoding uncharacterized protein C2orf50 homolog, producing the protein MLPQPVEFLSPTATLSSGSGGGCSGRILCRLSWVKTRVSIGLSFISFLPCLLLQFSMGSQHAGLPRTTSAGHRLPPTRPLASFSAARDGPATSRALAGGCQGSPAPGVQQDQLWRELVEAEERGQRRWVENWGFLKDYDLLGNKKEPEELPADVPFFSDTLPSSTSREVGSRVETPLGRALTHMDFFFVEGTRKRKPEAELQPV; encoded by the exons ATGCTTCCCCAGCCTGTAGAGTTTCTATCCCCAACAGCCACTCTGAGCTCGGGATCTGGTGGGGGATGCAGTGGAAGGATCTTGTGCAGGCTTTCCTGGGTTAAAACGAGAGTCTCAATAGgtctctcttttatctcttttctACCTTGCCTGCTTCTCCAGTTCTCGATGGGCAGCCAACACGCTGGGCTCCCAAGAACTACTTCAGCCGGGCACCGACTGCCCCCTACCAGGCCGCTTGCCTCATTTTCCGCGGCTCGGGATGGCCCTGCTACAAGCAGAGCTCTAGCTGGTGGCTGCCAGGGGTCCCCAGCCCCGGGTGTGCAGCAGGACCAGCTGTGGAGGGAGCTTGTGGAAGCCGAAGAGCGAGGCCAACGGCGTTG GGTTGAGAATTGGGGTTTCCTGAAAGACTATGACCTTCTG GGAAATAAGAAGGAGCCTGAGGAGCTGCCTGCAGATGTGCCGTTCTTCTCAGACACACTTCCCAGCTCCACCAGCAGAGAGGTGGGCAGCAGGGTGGAAACGCCCCTGGGGAGAGCCCTCACGCACATGGACTTCTTCTTTGTGGAAGGCACTAGGAAGAGGAAGCCGGAAGCTGAGCTGCAGCCAGTATAG